Proteins encoded in a region of the Bactrocera tryoni isolate S06 chromosome 4, CSIRO_BtryS06_freeze2, whole genome shotgun sequence genome:
- the LOC120775059 gene encoding ubiquitin carboxyl-terminal hydrolase MINDY-3 homolog, with protein MPSSETQSIRMESEIACSLVSKERSGLTQAELSENAARELQEIRKLLWGPNIRVDVFRRWSQGFEFSDTEPSALVQKEGGPCAVIAPVQANLLKILIMDTPGHFLKDLTQDKCRHLLIQALCAILSKCCAKRFRIVSLPMEQCAEAKEVVNAASDIPDVKLSTETLEEATTEPVDAGAATTVRVADAREVSSDAYHEGLQVLNFDTIEEVEKYYTEHWQVLSGQYGVMLFLYSVLLTKNIDNVISELSDTSEPLIHNTYGYGSQALINLMLTGRAVAHVWDNDQDVGGLKLRGINEQSDIGFITLMEQMRYCTVGSFYKNPKNPVWVMGSETHLTVLFSTEKRLVSPETPSELARRVFKSYDPEGNNFIPADVLQDVLAALDLVNEPEYVEIMQKRLDPEGLHIILLNAFMDEFFPQEQRSTPDTFDLMHYNGIPGSNEGNKVRYCKGSAILLESDLKSVCISNPMLTCLQTKWPNIEINWHDMRIPSLN; from the exons ATGCCTTCCAGTGAAACGCAATCGATAAGAATGGAGAGCG AAATTGCATGCAGCTTAGTTAGTAAGGAGCGATCCGGACTAACACAAGCCGAATTATCGGAAAATGCCGCAAGAGAATTACAAGAGATTCGCAAATTACTGTGGGGTCCCAACATACGTGTGGATGTGTTTCGACGTTGGTCCCAAG gCTTCGAATTTAGTGATACAGAACCATCAGCTTTGGTGCAGAAAGAGGGTGGACCATGTGCTGTGATAGCGCCCGTACAGGCAAACCTGTTAAAAATACTTATTATGGATACGCCAGGTCACTTTCTCAAAGAC CTCACGCAAGATAAGTGTCGACACCTGTTAATACAAGCGTTATGCGCCATTCTGAGTAAGTGCTGTGCCAAACGCTTTCGAATTGTTTCGCTGCCGATGGAGCAATGCGCGGAAGCCAAAGAAGTCGTGAACGCCGCAAGTGACATTCCAGATGTAAAGCTGAGTACAGAAACTTTGGAAGAGGCTACGACAGAACCGGTCGATGCTGGTGCGGCAACTACCGTGCGTGTAGCCGATGCACGTGAGGTCTCTTCAGATGCATATCATGAGGGTCTACAAGTGCTAAACTTTGACACGATTGAAGAAGTGGAGAAATATTATACGGAACACTGGCAAGTGCTCTCTGGCCAATATGGCGTTATGCTCTTCCTTTATTCAGTGCTGCTCACGAAG AACATTGATAATGTTATTTCGGAATTGTCCGATACCTCTGAGCCGCTGATACACAATACATATGGCTATGGGTCGCAAGCGCTCATAAATCTAATGTTAACAGGACGCGCTGTAGCGCATGTATGGGATAATGATCAGGATGTTGGTGGCTTAAAGTTGCGCGGCATTAATGAGCAAAGCGATATTGGTTTTATCACATTAATGGAGCAAATGCGTTATTGCACCGTCGGTTCATTCTATAAGAATCCCAAAAACCCTGTTTGGGTGATGGGTTCAGAGACGCATTTAACTG TTCTGTTTAGTACTGAAAAGAGGCTGGTGTCACCCGAAACACCTTCAGAGCTGGCAAGACGCGTTTTCAAATCGTATGATCCTGAAGGTAATAATTTTATACCGGCCGATGTGCTACAAGATGTTTTGGCCGCATTGGATTTGGTCAACGAGCCTGAGTA TGTGGAAATCATGCAAAAACGTCTCGATCCGGAGGGCTTACACATTATTCTCTTAAATGCATTTATGGACGAGTTCTTCCCACAGGAGCAGCGATCAACACCTGATACATTTGATTTAATGCACTACAATGGCATACCCGGTTCAAATGAAGGCAACAAA GTACGTTATTGCAAAGGTTCTGCCATATTGCTTGAAAGCGACTTAAAATCGGTATGCATCTCCAATCCAATGCTAACATGTTTGCAGACAAAGTGgccaaatattgaaattaattggcATGACATGCGGATACCATCGTTGAATTGA